TCGCCTGCGCCGTCGAGATGGTCCACGCCATGTCGCTCGTCCACGATGACCTCCCCTGCATGGACGACGACGACCTCCGGCGCGGCCGCCCCACCAACCACGTCGCCTTCGGCGTCAGCACCGCGCTGCTCGCGGGGGACGCGCTCCTGGCGCTCGCGTTCGAGCACCTCGCCCGGGGCTGCGCGGAGCGCGGCGTGCCGGCCGACCGCGCGCTCCGCGCCGTGGCGGAGCTCGCGGGCGCCGTGGGCGCGGGTGGGCTCGCGGCGGGGCAGGTCGTGGACCTTGCCAGCGAGGGCGCCGACGTCGGCCTTGCCACGCTGGAGTACATCCACGTGCACAAGACGGCGCGGCTCCTGGAGGCCGCGGCGGTGTGCGGCGCCATCGTCGCCGGAGGAGCCGATGAGGAGGTCGAGGGCATCCGGCGGTACGCGCGTTACGTCGGCCTGCTGTTCCAGGTGGTGGACGACGTGCTGGACGTGACCCTCACGTCCGAGCAGCTGGGGAAGACGGCAGGGAAGGACTTGGCCACCGACAAGGCCACGTACCCGAAGCTGATGGGCGTGGACGGGGCGCGCGCGTACGCCGCCGAGCTTGTGGCGAGCGCCGAGGCAGAGCTAGACCGCTTCGACGCTGCTCGTACACAGCCTCTGCGTCACCTCGCGCGCTTCATTGCGTACCGGCAGCACTGATTAATTAGTGCAAAATTATCACAATGGTTGTAAAAAAAATGCTTGTGCCACTGTCCAGTTTTCTTTGAACACAGCACTATCGAAGCCGGTCACGTACACGAGTATACACTCACATTTATGAACACACGCACTCACACTCCAT
Above is a window of Triticum aestivum cultivar Chinese Spring chromosome 6B, IWGSC CS RefSeq v2.1, whole genome shotgun sequence DNA encoding:
- the LOC123133746 gene encoding geranylgeranyl pyrophosphate synthase 7, chloroplastic-like — translated: MAKVAPFLLHHATPLPNLKLHSPPRSTSLHARHSTPGLARCAVTAPTSTTTTTVLQDEEPFSLERYMASKAATVNEALDRALPPGHPERLLESMRYSLLAGGKRVRPMLALAACALVGGDEAAAEPVACAVEMVHAMSLVHDDLPCMDDDDLRRGRPTNHVAFGVSTALLAGDALLALAFEHLARGCAERGVPADRALRAVAELAGAVGAGGLAAGQVVDLASEGADVGLATLEYIHVHKTARLLEAAAVCGAIVAGGADEEVEGIRRYARYVGLLFQVVDDVLDVTLTSEQLGKTAGKDLATDKATYPKLMGVDGARAYAAELVASAEAELDRFDAARTQPLRHLARFIAYRQH